A window of Schistocerca serialis cubense isolate TAMUIC-IGC-003099 chromosome 1, iqSchSeri2.2, whole genome shotgun sequence genomic DNA:
aaaaaccgtaaattcaactaaatacctaggtattacaattacgaacaacttaaattggaaaacacatagaaaatgttgtggggaaggctaaccaaaggctgcgttttattggcaggacacttagaaaatgttacagacctactaaggagaccgtctacactacgcttgtccgttctcttttagaatactgctgcgcggtgtgggatgcttaccagataggacagaaggagtacatcgaaaaaattcaaagaaaggcagcaccttttgtattatcgcgaaatatgggagacaatggcactgaaatgatacaggatttgggctgaaaatcattaaaagaaaggcgtttttcgttgcgacggaatcttctcacgaaattccaatcatcaactttctcctccgaatgcgaaaatattttgttgataccgacctacgtagggaggaacgatcaccacggtaaaataagagaaatcagagctcgtacggaaaggtataggtgttcattctttccgcgcgcgtatgagattggaataatagagaattgtgaaggtggttcgatgaaccctctgccaggctcttaaatgtgattttcagagtatccatgtagatgtagatttagaaagcAGTCTATTTGAGGTTTCAGACGCTCGACTGTATTGAACAACAGTACTATGACGTGGAAGGATGAAATAGTCCCCTCACCACACAGAATGTTGTCTTTACCTTTGTTATTTAGGAACATTCACCTAAGTGAAATGCTTTGTTGACAATTCTCTAGGTACATCCATTGGGTGGTTGAAACCTGCTCCGGAAAGAATACGCACACACAATCGTTAAGTGACGTTGGTGTTGAAAGAGAAGGTATTCCTTCTGTACGGACAATGGCAGAATAGATAGTGGAGGAATTTTTCAAAGTCCTTAGCTCTTCGTGGAGTAACACTTTCCGTGTCTGCCTTAAGTGTTGTCGTTCTTAACAGCTCAACTGCTGTATTGTCagctcatttattttttaaaaaaagtaactgaACGAACACGAACACTAATTTGCTGCATGGAGTATTACCATCGTGTATTCTACAGGTGTGATTCTTAGTCTTGCTACACATCACATCGTGTAAAGGGGCTAGTCTTCACTCTTTTAAAACGAATATTGTGAGGACAACAGTGCAAATAGTGCATATAGTATTAAAACCAATGAAATCTTCAGTTAAATAAGTGTATACTCGCTCTCGGGTATGAGCTTATGCTTGCTACTATGATTATTGAACCGACAACACTGAATATTGCGTTGAACATATTACCAAATAAGTACTTAACACCATCCAACAGTCCTTAAACTTACATTCGGCTACCAAGTTCCATCGATTATGTTGAGTAGATGACCACACAAATAACATAATGCTGGTAGGAGCGAACAACAAAATGATAACATTGCACGAACATCCCAGGATGGACAGACGTGTTTTTCTTGTGAGGGGCGCTGTGTGTGTCATGAGGTAAGACACGTAATCCTCTTATGGGCATGCTACTATTAAAATAAAGACATAATAGCAACGACTATGTTATGCTACAAGTGCATCCCCACTTTGGTTCTACAGGGAGATGAAACGCTGTAACAACATCATGAGGAGAGACACATAATCTTATTATAAGCATGGTACTATTAAAATAAAGACATAATAGCGACGACTATGTTATGCAAAGTGCATCCCATCCTTGGTTCTACAGGAAGATGAAACACTGTAATAACATCACATAACTATCGGGAAAAAAATTCTACCAGCAGAACAGTACATGTGACTTTACCTCGATGGACATAGACGTAGTAGCTTAGAACCATTCTTACTTCCCATCATATCTcccatcctccctccctccctcccatccctTTGTAGGTGCGGGGACTGGTTTTTCAGGCCTGTTCTAGCCTCTTGCTGATGGTACACAAACAGATCCGTCAGCTGGGGATGCTCTGCTTTGGTCGGTGTTGGATTGACAATGATACACTGGTTCAGGCCTGCAGAAATCGAACGTATTTCTCGGAAATACCGACCCCTGGAACAATAGCAAAATACTTTACAATTCGTCATGGATGATAAAAAGCCAACTCTTCAGGAGGAGGAGAACAGTCAGCAGCATGCTATGACCCTGGCTGCGTCTCAAAATGCAGAGAGGCAGCTCCAGGGGCTGCATTCTCCAGGAGGGTGGGCGGCGTGATTCAATGCGTCAGCGCCGACCACCTTTTCTCCCACTAGCTGTTTCCTGCAGCCTTCAGTAGCACGCACGCTCCACTAGCGTGCAAGCACTCAAAATTAGTGTCTGCGGAAGTCTtggaaataaactgtcatgcatgttACATACATTTAAGATTCACAAGTATCAATACAAAACAGCTGCTTTCATGCGATCTATTTGCATGTTGGAAAGAAACAGTTATTTTTACACCTGACTGCAAGGTACAATTCGCATTCCTCACCCCTCCTCGTAGTTTTGTCACATACAACTGAGTTAAACCACAAACTCGGTCTATGATACAGAATGTCCTTGTTATTTCAGAATATCCATATGAGTAAAAATGAGAACGAGCACTTGTATTCAACTTACCTCTGATAAGCGATCAtctattaaaaaattattaaaaaaacacaTTCACAATGATAATAAAGCACTCATGGATCCTCGAGAACAGATATAACAGACTTCTTTCACTTTGATGAACAAACTGGCATAGTTGAGAGTGTTCCTCGATTTCAGAATAAATTTGTGTGTATGTGGGAATCTTGAAAATAAATCGTCATGCACATGGGTATTACGTGAATTTCAGATACTTGAAATATCAGTACAGAACAGTATATTTCACGCTATCTATTCGCATGTTGCAAAAAAGCGCAGTCATTTTTATGTTCAACAGCAAGCTACAATTTGCATCTTTCTTTCTCCTTGTTGATTTCTAACTTCGGACAGAGTAAAACTATGAACTATCAAAACTTTACTATGTCATGTAGAAGAGAATTTAATAAGATTTCACCCCATCTCCCTATTCTGATATATCGAATACAAATATTGTCTGCTTGTTGGCACAGAACTTATGCGGTTACCTCATTAAGTATAtacgtgtgattcttgagtttctcccggcttatttgataatcaaaatatccacgagtgtgctgccggtctatagtgtccaacgggcacaatatttcggcgatcatacatgtcgccatcatcaggtgaactgacggactgagctcctgtgaacgtgccggcacggagatccgtacgctatggctgctcagagggaactgggttcggtcgctcgCTAGAAAATCACGGACCTCCTCAGTCCGGAGATGGTGGAGGCTAAGCAGTAGTGCTGCTGTTCCTCCTTAACTCCTCTCTTGTCGTATTCCTTTTGGCCTCTCGTTGGAATGTGCCTCGGCTACCTCGCTGATTTTTGACCAGCGAAGTAGTTGTTTATCTCTATGTCTTCTGGGGCAGGCTGACGCCTGCCAGAGCGCCACTCCTCCATCACCCACTTCTGTGTGACCCGGCAGATGTGTTGCCAGTCCGAAGGGGTGAAGATGGGGCGGCTATTGAGCCGAATCAGCTCCTTCTTCGTTACTGCCTCACGCAACATGTCACGCATGGGCGTGAGGTCGCACGGTACGTGAGGCAGTGGTGGCTTCGCGCGCGCCGGCGTGAAGGGATATGGGTTATCCCCGTGAGGGTACGACCCGTCCTTCAGCGACGCCGCGATCTTCTTGAGGAAGGGCTGCACGCTCCGCTCGTCTGGGAGCGGGAGGGGCAGCTCTTCGTCTGTTGCCGCTTCTTCAGCTTGCGAGGAAGCGGTCTCCGACATGTGGGGTAGAGGGATGTCCAGTTCCGGGAGCTGGTATTTCCCGCCTGGGCCATGAAGAGACGCGAACAGCTGCAGCACAGCGTCCGAGATGAGCTCCGTAGGGGGCACCCGGCATTCTGTCTCCGCCGCAGCAGCTGTGGGTGTCTCCATGTGCGTCTCCTCGTCGTGTGCCCGCGGCTCGACCTCCCCGTCGAGAGGGAGAGCAGGCTGCTCCACCTCGATGTCCATGGGAGCCACTACGACGCCCGTTTCATCAACTGGCGGCGCAGGTGGCTCCGTCTGGGTGGAGGCGTCGACCCCCACTGGCCGACTCGCAGTGGAGCTGGCGTTGGTGGCAGACGTCTTCTTGAGGACCCGCAGCTCCTCACGCAGCTGTTGCAGCTGGCGGTGAACAGCCACGAGTTCCTCCCTCAtggcggccctttcggccgcaagGGCGGTGTGGAAGACGGTCAGTGCGTCGTCCGTGGTGGCTTCGCGACGGCATGGTCCACCATCCCCACGGGAGCGGGGGGGTGGGACGTCCGTCTCGACGCCAGGTACCTCGGCAGGGCGTGGGGCGGCCATCTTGCTTCTGTAGCCCCGCACGTAAGCGCAGCTGCGCGAGTTTGCGGCGTGCGCACCGCCGCAGTTCACGCACTTGGCAGCCGCGTCGCGGGGCTTGGTGCAGTTGCGTGTGTCGTGTGCCTCGGCACACTTCAGACACGCAAAAGTGCCCCTGCACACTTTAGCGATGTGCCCCATCCTTTGGCACTTGAAGCATTGCTGCTCAGTGCGCTTCTTCTGCTTGTGGCGCCGACTGCGTCCGCGATCCGTCCCGATCGCATCGACCAGGAGTTCCAGCGCGGCCGCAATCTTGCTGCCCTTCCTGCGTCCAGCCATGTTCGCTCGTCTGCGTGTAGAGATGCGTGCGCGCCGGCTTCTTCTGCTGGACGTCGGCTCCTCCGTCTCTgcctgggttcggtcgcggcggcggccgatttaaataccctccgcccgcggcgcgctccctccgccgtccgcgccgcgcgccacggtcgcgcggtggaacagattgcgacggcgtctgagatgacgtcggtgtgatggctctgtccgccgtggtcgtcacaactatacgtttgctcgatttactcttgattaacccgatcgctggttcccaagccttgctaagattatagccacagtcacggtttatggggtcgtcattggtgcgaatttcgatggcctctctaacaacgctgtcccagtatctcgacgtctgtaccagaatcctcgtgcggtcatactccatggcgtgattttccgacaatgttcagcgaccgccgacttgctcggatacatcagtcgagtgtgcctctggtgttcacggcatcgatcctcgacggtacgcatcgtctgaccaatatgcgacttgccacattgacacggaatctggtacacgccggccttcctcaaaccgaggtcatctttggcgctccccaccagtgcacgagttttatttggaggacaaaacacagttccgacgcggtgtttcttcagaatgcgagcgattttccccgagagtgcgcctgtgtatggaataaatacagtgcctacctcctccctcgtgacttcatccatctcaacaggttgtgctgcagtggttgggcggagagcacgttgaatctgccactcggagtacccattttttcgaaacacagttctcagatgttccattcctggggtagactctctgcgtcagagatagtgcgcgccctatgtacatctacatctacatctatactccgcgagccaccttacggtgtgtggcggagggtacttattgtaccactatctgatcccccttccctgttccattcacgaattgtgcgtgggaagaacgactgcttgtaagtctccgtatttgctctaatttctcggatcttttcgttgtgatcattacgcgagatatatgtgggcggtagtgatatgttgcccatctcttcccggaatgtgctctctcgtaatttcgataataaacctctccgtattgcgtaacgcctttcttgaagtgtccgccactggagcttgttcagcatctccgtaacgctctcgcgctgactaaatgtccccatgacgaatcgcgctgcttttcgctggatcatgtctatctcttctattaatccaacctggtaagggtcccatactgatgagcaatactcaagaatcggacgaacaagcgttttgtaagctacttctttcgtcgatgagtcacattttcttagaattcttcctatgaatctcaacctggcgcctgcttttcccactatttgttttatgtgatcattccacttcagatcgctccggatagtaactcctaagtattttacggtcgttaccgcttccaatgatttaccacctatggcataatcgtactggaatggatttctgctcctatgtatgcgcattatattacatttatctacgtttagggaaagctgccagctgtcgcaccatgcattaatcctctgcaggtcctcctggagtacgtacgactcttctgatgttgctactt
This region includes:
- the LOC126443410 gene encoding uncharacterized protein LOC126443410, which codes for MAGRRKGSKIAAALELLVDAIGTDRGRSRRHKQKKRTEQQCFKCQRMGHIAKVCRGTFACLKCAEAHDTRNCTKPRDAAAKCVNCGGAHAANSRSCAYVRGYRSKMAAPRPAEVPGVETDVPPPRSRGDGGPCRREATTDDALTVFHTALAAERAAMREELVAVHRQLQQLREELRVLKKTSATNASSTASRPVGVDASTQTEPPAPPVDETGVVVAPMDIEVEQPALPLDGEVEPRAHDEETHMETPTAAAAETECRVPPTELISDAVLQLFASLHGPGGKYQLPELDIPLPHMSETASSQAEEAATDEELPLPLPDERSVQPFLKKIAASLKDGSYPHGDNPYPFTPARAKPPLPHVPCDLTPMRDMLREAVTKKELIRLNSRPIFTPSDWQHICRVTQKWVMEEWRSGRRQPAPEDIEINNYFAGQKSAR